One window from the genome of Jiangella alba encodes:
- a CDS encoding amidohydrolase family protein, which yields MSPVIDMHGHIGAWADFFVPEPDPAWLLDTNAAIGIDAVGVSHLLAVGRDAVAGNELALAEADRHPDRLGVWLVADPHQPGAAALLRDQLDRPGVWGLKLHPDTHLCAATDPRYEPLLELAAAAGVPVLSHGQTRSPYSDPGDLAELARRHPGVALLVGHAGLWPDGYDRAARLAAAAPNLYLEICGSRLTTRWLERMVALAGADRVLFGTDACFLDPRPGLGRVRLARLSDADRALVLGGNAVRLLGRRLPTALQETP from the coding sequence ATGAGCCCCGTCATCGACATGCACGGCCACATCGGCGCGTGGGCCGACTTCTTCGTGCCCGAGCCGGACCCGGCCTGGCTGCTGGACACCAACGCGGCGATCGGCATCGACGCGGTGGGCGTGTCGCACCTGCTGGCCGTCGGCCGCGACGCCGTCGCCGGCAACGAGCTGGCGCTGGCGGAGGCCGACCGGCACCCGGACCGCCTCGGCGTCTGGCTGGTCGCCGACCCGCACCAGCCCGGCGCCGCCGCGCTGCTGCGCGACCAGCTGGACCGGCCCGGTGTCTGGGGGCTGAAGCTGCACCCGGACACCCACCTGTGCGCCGCGACCGACCCGCGGTACGAGCCGCTGCTCGAGCTGGCCGCCGCGGCCGGGGTGCCGGTGCTGTCGCACGGGCAGACCCGCTCGCCGTACTCCGACCCCGGCGACCTCGCCGAGCTGGCCCGCCGCCACCCCGGCGTCGCGCTGCTCGTCGGGCACGCCGGGCTGTGGCCGGACGGCTACGACCGCGCCGCCCGGCTGGCCGCCGCCGCGCCCAACCTGTACCTGGAGATCTGCGGCTCCCGGCTCACCACCCGCTGGCTGGAGCGCATGGTCGCCCTCGCCGGCGCCGACCGGGTGCTGTTCGGCACCGACGCGTGCTTCCTCGACCCGCGGCCGGGCCTGGGGAGGGTGCGGCTGGCCCGTTTGTCCGACGCCGACCGTGCGCTGGTGCTGGGCGGCAACGCCGTCCGGTTGCTCGGCCGGCGCCTTCCCACCGCACTGCAGGAGACGCCATGA
- a CDS encoding carbohydrate ABC transporter permease has translation MTTLTAPPATATTPPPTRKGRRRSPANVWLTVLLILASVFTVVPFIAVFVLAITPEGAQTIPQRMPDEVTLDNLSAVLSASSFLRWTLNSFVFSIVSVVVILLTAAMAGYAFARKRFPGSNALMWSFLATLMVPAQATLIPMFVLVSKLDGVNTFWGLIVPTLANSQAVFLMRQFIKDLPDDLFDAAKIDGAGEWTVFWRLVLPLTKPVLATLGIFVFLWHWNDFLWPLVIAQTDEMRTLTVGLSTLNAETVTRARIMASAAISVVPCLVIFGVLQRYLVNSIATTGLKG, from the coding sequence GTGACCACCCTCACCGCACCGCCCGCGACGGCGACCACGCCGCCGCCCACGAGGAAGGGCCGCCGCCGTTCCCCGGCCAACGTCTGGCTGACCGTCCTGCTGATCCTGGCGTCGGTCTTCACCGTGGTGCCGTTCATCGCGGTGTTCGTGCTGGCGATCACGCCCGAGGGCGCGCAGACCATCCCGCAGCGGATGCCGGACGAGGTGACGCTGGACAACCTGTCCGCGGTGCTGTCGGCGTCGTCGTTCCTGCGCTGGACGCTGAACTCGTTCGTCTTCTCCATCGTCTCGGTCGTCGTGATCCTGCTGACGGCGGCGATGGCGGGCTACGCGTTCGCCCGCAAGCGGTTCCCGGGCAGCAACGCGCTGATGTGGTCGTTCCTGGCGACGCTGATGGTGCCGGCGCAGGCCACGCTGATCCCGATGTTCGTGCTGGTGTCGAAGCTGGACGGGGTCAACACGTTCTGGGGGCTGATCGTCCCGACGCTGGCGAACTCGCAGGCGGTGTTCCTGATGCGGCAGTTCATCAAGGACCTCCCCGACGACCTGTTCGACGCGGCGAAGATCGACGGCGCGGGGGAGTGGACGGTGTTCTGGCGGCTGGTGCTGCCGCTCACCAAGCCGGTCCTGGCCACCCTGGGGATCTTCGTGTTCCTCTGGCACTGGAACGACTTCCTGTGGCCGCTGGTGATCGCGCAGACCGACGAGATGCGCACGCTGACGGTCGGGCTGTCGACGCTGAACGCCGAGACGGTGACGCGGGCGCGCATCATGGCGTCGGCGGCCATCAGCGTGGTCCCGTGCCTGGTCATCTTCGGTGTCCTGCAGCGGTACCTGGTGAACAGCATCGCGACGACCGGGTTGAAGGGCTGA
- a CDS encoding carbohydrate ABC transporter permease, giving the protein MTLQRTAPPRPTWRQRVRDPGWGVIFVLPMLVLFVIFRFVPSLGAVGMSFTDYRLSGDFSFIGAENYRRLIEDDLFFDSLRVTLMYALMYVPLTLVVSLGTATMLHHVIRGRGLFRGLLFLPYVTSFVMAGIIWIWIYDSDGLLNGALDKVGLGPVPFLTGNQAMVLGSLAVVSVWKSFGYSMLILLAGLKNIPEDVMEAATLDGAGPGAKFRRITLPLLKPVLFFVVVIETIVAFQVFDTIYVMTGGGPARASYGLVYMLYDQGFKFFDFGYAATIGVMLFLVVLAISLVQRYVLDRENT; this is encoded by the coding sequence ATGACGTTGCAACGCACGGCCCCGCCTCGCCCGACGTGGCGGCAGCGCGTCCGCGACCCTGGCTGGGGCGTGATCTTCGTCCTGCCGATGCTCGTGCTGTTCGTGATCTTCCGGTTCGTGCCGAGCCTCGGCGCCGTCGGGATGAGCTTCACCGACTACCGGCTGAGCGGGGACTTCTCCTTCATCGGCGCGGAGAACTACCGCCGGCTGATCGAGGACGACCTGTTCTTCGACAGCCTGCGCGTCACGCTGATGTACGCGCTGATGTACGTGCCGCTGACGCTGGTGGTGTCGCTGGGCACGGCCACGATGCTGCACCACGTCATCCGCGGCCGTGGGCTGTTCCGCGGGCTGCTGTTCCTGCCGTACGTGACCTCGTTCGTCATGGCCGGCATCATCTGGATCTGGATCTACGACTCCGACGGGCTGCTCAACGGCGCCCTGGACAAGGTCGGCCTCGGGCCGGTGCCGTTCCTGACCGGCAACCAGGCGATGGTGCTGGGGTCGCTGGCCGTCGTGTCGGTGTGGAAGAGCTTCGGGTACTCCATGCTCATCCTGCTGGCCGGGTTGAAGAACATCCCCGAGGACGTCATGGAGGCGGCGACGCTCGACGGCGCCGGCCCGGGGGCGAAGTTCCGCCGCATCACGCTGCCGCTGCTGAAGCCGGTGCTCTTCTTCGTGGTGGTCATCGAGACGATCGTGGCGTTCCAGGTGTTCGACACCATCTACGTGATGACCGGCGGCGGCCCGGCCCGCGCGTCGTACGGACTGGTGTACATGCTGTACGACCAGGGCTTCAAGTTCTTCGACTTCGGCTACGCCGCCACCATCGGCGTCATGCTGTTCCTCGTGGTCCTCGCGATCTCGCTGGTGCAGCGCTACGTCCTGGACCGGGAGAACACGTGA
- a CDS encoding ABC transporter substrate-binding protein: protein MRVRSVAVAAAAALTVAACGGSDDDTAGGGGGSSEITVWMYPVIPDQDASIAFWDQVEADFEAEHDDIDLTIEQQPWEGRDEKIATAIASGQGPDLVLLTPDQTLQYQVSGGLKPLDGAVEDDRDAYLPSALEVVTFEDELYGVPIYHTSTTTAYNMAAFQAAGITEPPATWDDVLEAAPALAANGVSVLDYSGSPETTLNLTFYPLLWQAGGTIFTEDGSDVAFDGAEGLEALQFLLDLQEAGGLPADAATKTNLVDGGPLTTGTTAMTYAITMPDIEIMRTSLGAENVTVGAPLSGEEQVSFGIPGVLALTSINDDEDAAYEVASFIASPDVNAALNAEAGTFPARTDVDAPTGDEALATLSDALQYARPGEVEPTSRQVMAVLSAQLQAALQGSKSPEDALADAASEARDLIARGG, encoded by the coding sequence GTGCGAGTTCGTAGTGTGGCAGTCGCGGCGGCAGCCGCGCTGACCGTGGCCGCGTGCGGCGGGTCTGATGACGACACGGCCGGTGGTGGCGGTGGCTCGTCCGAGATCACGGTGTGGATGTACCCGGTGATCCCGGACCAGGACGCCAGCATCGCGTTCTGGGACCAGGTCGAGGCCGACTTCGAGGCCGAGCACGACGACATCGACCTGACCATCGAACAGCAGCCGTGGGAGGGCCGGGACGAGAAGATCGCGACCGCGATCGCGTCCGGCCAGGGTCCGGACCTCGTGCTGCTGACGCCCGACCAGACGCTGCAGTATCAGGTCAGCGGCGGGCTGAAGCCGCTCGACGGCGCCGTCGAGGACGACCGCGACGCCTACCTGCCGAGCGCGCTGGAGGTCGTCACGTTCGAGGACGAGCTGTACGGCGTGCCGATTTACCACACCAGCACGACGACGGCGTACAACATGGCCGCGTTCCAGGCAGCGGGCATCACCGAGCCGCCGGCCACGTGGGACGACGTCCTGGAGGCGGCGCCCGCGCTGGCGGCGAACGGGGTCTCGGTGCTCGACTACTCCGGTTCGCCGGAGACGACGCTGAACCTCACCTTCTACCCGCTGCTGTGGCAGGCCGGCGGCACCATCTTCACCGAGGACGGCTCCGACGTCGCCTTCGACGGGGCCGAGGGCCTGGAGGCGCTGCAGTTCCTGCTCGACCTGCAGGAGGCCGGCGGCCTCCCGGCCGATGCGGCCACGAAGACGAACCTCGTCGACGGCGGGCCGCTGACCACGGGCACGACGGCCATGACGTACGCCATCACGATGCCCGACATCGAGATCATGCGCACCAGCCTCGGCGCCGAGAACGTGACGGTCGGCGCGCCGCTGAGCGGCGAAGAGCAGGTGAGCTTCGGCATCCCCGGCGTCCTGGCGCTGACCAGCATCAACGACGACGAGGACGCGGCGTACGAGGTGGCGTCGTTCATCGCGAGCCCGGACGTCAACGCGGCGCTGAACGCCGAGGCGGGCACGTTCCCGGCCCGCACCGACGTCGACGCGCCCACCGGCGACGAAGCTCTGGCGACGCTCAGCGACGCGCTGCAGTACGCTCGCCCGGGCGAGGTCGAGCCGACCTCCCGTCAGGTCATGGCGGTGCTGTCGGCGCAGCTGCAGGCCGCCCTGCAGGGCTCGAAGTCGCCCGAGGACGCACTGGCCGACGCCGCCTCGGAGGCGCGTGACCTGATCGCCCGTGGCGGCTGA
- a CDS encoding PQQ-binding-like beta-propeller repeat protein, with translation MRPRLLVLFALVLSLLAPLPAAASAPAPAADPPWTAQPLGPASVATPTGSGGFIGDTLWFSTRQANPPALIGLDPASGEAISQIPLPDSLGAWVSAASGTDVYVGTYTPAKLYRVDTLSGEVQEILTAGGSGAVVYALTVAPDGVVYIGTYESSGGRIFAYDPASGAVTDLGVTVPGQDYVRALVADDRYVYAGIGSAASLVRIDRATHEIADLTPPELAGATFVSSLALHDGVLLGGVSPRGQLLVLDTADPSRHELVQAPAETFVVAVTGGEPGRAYFAARPSGTLYGYDLWSGTAEALAVPAPEKAASGLTFHEGRVWGLVDGLAYSYDPASGTVAGLPLDAAGVTPSPEGPMALAADDEHVYVSGSGGVQIHDPAAGTSTRVFVPGEAKSLWPTGDTVYLSVYTRALIYELAQVSGPVTHLADIGHEQTRPRDSFFDEGTGRLYVGTEPDYGRYGGALASYDVATGELAVYRDIVDEQTISAVTADGDTVYLGSDIKTGLGTSPIATRAEVAAVDADTGAVRWSIPAPGAATVVGDLQLIGADLVGATSTGRLFGLDPATGALRWEHALGVNASILTPSATGVYTTDGKSIFRLTWPAPGAPVVSTVYTGLAGEWYGPASVAATPDGTTLFAVQGRTLVRLDVPGELFAPVSATAASSWVGHPDRSRVWRASVTVTVQDRHGAPLAGARVSAAWQGGRATACVTGDDGACVLRRTVADAAETTVDVTGVAHASLPGGAVEVSRTITVTAPERTSR, from the coding sequence ATGCGCCCACGCCTGCTCGTCCTGTTCGCGCTCGTGCTCTCGCTGCTGGCGCCATTGCCGGCAGCCGCGTCCGCACCGGCGCCGGCCGCCGATCCACCCTGGACCGCCCAGCCACTCGGGCCGGCCAGCGTGGCGACGCCCACCGGATCGGGCGGTTTCATCGGCGACACCCTCTGGTTCTCGACCCGGCAGGCCAACCCGCCGGCCCTGATCGGGCTCGATCCCGCCAGCGGCGAGGCGATCAGCCAGATCCCGCTCCCGGACAGCCTGGGCGCCTGGGTCAGCGCGGCGTCCGGCACCGACGTCTACGTCGGCACCTACACGCCGGCGAAGCTGTACCGCGTCGACACCCTCAGCGGCGAGGTCCAGGAGATCCTGACGGCCGGCGGTTCCGGCGCGGTCGTCTACGCGCTGACGGTGGCGCCCGACGGCGTGGTGTACATCGGGACGTACGAGTCGTCCGGCGGGCGGATCTTCGCCTACGATCCGGCCTCCGGCGCCGTCACCGATCTGGGCGTCACGGTGCCCGGCCAGGACTACGTGCGCGCGCTGGTCGCCGACGACCGGTACGTCTACGCGGGCATCGGCTCGGCCGCGTCGCTCGTGCGCATCGACCGCGCCACCCACGAGATCGCCGACCTCACTCCCCCGGAGCTGGCCGGCGCCACCTTCGTCTCGTCGCTGGCGCTGCATGACGGCGTGCTGCTCGGCGGTGTGTCGCCGCGGGGCCAGCTGCTGGTGCTGGACACCGCGGACCCGTCCCGGCACGAGCTGGTGCAGGCGCCGGCCGAGACGTTCGTCGTCGCCGTCACCGGCGGCGAGCCCGGACGTGCGTACTTCGCCGCGCGCCCCTCGGGGACGCTGTACGGCTACGACCTGTGGTCGGGCACCGCGGAGGCGCTCGCGGTGCCGGCGCCGGAGAAGGCGGCCAGCGGCCTGACCTTCCACGAGGGCAGGGTCTGGGGCCTGGTCGACGGCCTCGCCTACAGCTACGACCCGGCCTCCGGCACCGTCGCCGGCCTGCCGCTCGACGCCGCCGGCGTCACCCCGAGCCCGGAGGGGCCGATGGCGCTCGCCGCCGACGACGAGCACGTGTACGTGTCCGGCTCCGGCGGCGTCCAGATCCACGACCCCGCCGCGGGCACCAGCACCCGGGTCTTCGTCCCCGGCGAGGCCAAGTCGCTGTGGCCCACCGGCGACACCGTCTACCTCTCCGTCTACACGCGGGCGCTGATCTACGAGCTGGCGCAGGTGTCCGGACCGGTCACGCACCTGGCCGACATCGGGCACGAGCAGACCCGGCCCCGCGACTCCTTCTTCGACGAGGGCACCGGCCGGCTCTACGTCGGCACCGAGCCCGACTACGGCCGCTACGGTGGCGCTCTGGCCAGCTACGACGTGGCCACCGGCGAGCTGGCCGTGTACCGCGACATCGTCGACGAGCAGACGATCTCCGCCGTCACCGCCGACGGCGACACCGTCTACCTCGGCAGCGACATCAAGACCGGCCTCGGCACCAGCCCGATCGCGACCCGGGCCGAGGTGGCCGCGGTCGACGCCGACACCGGCGCGGTGCGCTGGTCGATCCCGGCGCCCGGCGCCGCGACCGTCGTCGGGGACCTCCAGCTGATCGGCGCCGACCTGGTCGGCGCGACCTCGACCGGCCGGCTGTTCGGGCTCGATCCCGCGACCGGCGCGCTGCGCTGGGAGCACGCGCTGGGCGTCAACGCGTCGATCCTGACCCCGTCGGCCACCGGCGTCTACACGACGGACGGCAAGTCGATCTTCCGGCTGACCTGGCCGGCGCCGGGCGCGCCGGTGGTCTCGACCGTCTACACCGGCCTCGCCGGCGAGTGGTACGGCCCGGCGTCGGTCGCCGCGACCCCCGACGGCACCACGCTGTTCGCCGTGCAGGGCCGCACCCTCGTCCGCCTCGACGTCCCCGGCGAGCTGTTCGCCCCGGTGTCGGCGACGGCGGCGTCGTCGTGGGTGGGCCACCCGGACCGGTCCCGGGTGTGGCGGGCGTCAGTCACCGTCACCGTCCAGGACCGGCACGGGGCGCCGCTGGCCGGCGCCAGGGTGTCGGCGGCGTGGCAGGGCGGGCGGGCCACCGCCTGCGTGACCGGCGACGACGGCGCCTGCGTGCTGCGCCGCACCGTCGCCGACGCCGCCGAGACCACCGTCGACGTCACCGGCGTCGCGCACGCGTCGCTGCCAGGGGGCGCCGTCGAGGTGTCCCGGACCATCACCGTCACCGCTCCGGAGAGGACCTCCCGATGA
- a CDS encoding PQQ-binding-like beta-propeller repeat protein — protein MTELSRRTFLSAAAAAGALPVLPGVVGTAAAAGPPAPELFGPAAVTAAIVGMAVDGDTGYIVTRGQTPPKVVTVDLASRTVTRVDRLQRGDGGWACTVSGGQVYVGTYPTPDLYRYDPATGEVELLGTIGPSGGFVWCLTTAPDGTVYAGTSPRCELWEYRPDTGVLRNLGRVATDTQFARVIAADDTQVYVGTTPLRHVIAVDRATGAKRDIYPVELERAGSVDPIIATGGRVLVSAGGQVLDLAPDGSDHKVIAPPEPSTMIDALTLTPSGDLLGVARRTGALYRREGDALEQVDTVNPGDETRGIWQREESVLVGAGGSGVLWFHDLATGGTETLDLTEEAAVAGPDLVQSIAYDPGAAMYVGGHFYLTVHQPWAGVEPRRIRVAGEVKAMLPHEGRVLGALYPSGELISIDPATDTVTSLGLLGNDQQRPWELALDAERGLLLVASMPGTGRLNGALTLLDLETGAMDAHVGVLPDQGVTSVALHDGIAYLAGDTWGGGGTTPARPAAEVAAFDLESRTVLWRTEPIAGMASMQHVEVHDGFLYGVYKRQSGTWFAMDLATRTVVHQGKVSGYGEIVVHNDQVFAATNFGDYVYRLRPGHDAEQLAGPLVASWFTVPQLEFERGWMAWGVAGRQLARFDLHPRHRR, from the coding sequence ATGACCGAGCTCAGCCGCCGCACGTTCCTCTCCGCTGCCGCCGCGGCTGGTGCCCTGCCCGTCCTGCCGGGGGTGGTGGGCACGGCCGCCGCCGCGGGTCCGCCGGCGCCGGAGCTGTTCGGGCCCGCGGCCGTCACCGCGGCCATCGTCGGCATGGCGGTCGACGGCGACACCGGCTACATCGTGACCCGCGGCCAGACCCCGCCCAAGGTCGTCACCGTCGACCTCGCGTCCCGGACGGTCACCCGGGTCGACCGGCTCCAGCGCGGCGACGGCGGCTGGGCGTGCACCGTGTCCGGCGGGCAGGTCTACGTCGGGACCTACCCGACCCCCGACCTGTACCGCTACGACCCCGCCACCGGTGAAGTCGAACTGCTCGGCACCATCGGGCCGTCCGGCGGCTTCGTCTGGTGCCTGACGACGGCGCCCGACGGCACGGTGTACGCGGGCACGTCGCCGCGGTGCGAGCTGTGGGAGTACCGGCCCGACACCGGGGTGCTGCGCAACCTCGGCCGGGTGGCCACGGACACCCAGTTCGCCCGGGTCATCGCCGCCGACGACACGCAGGTGTACGTGGGCACGACCCCGCTGCGCCACGTCATCGCCGTCGACCGCGCCACCGGTGCGAAGCGCGACATCTACCCGGTGGAACTGGAACGGGCCGGGTCGGTCGACCCGATCATCGCCACCGGCGGCCGGGTGCTCGTGTCGGCCGGCGGCCAGGTGCTCGACCTCGCGCCCGACGGTTCCGACCACAAGGTGATCGCCCCGCCCGAGCCGTCGACCATGATCGACGCGCTGACGCTGACGCCGTCGGGCGACCTGCTGGGCGTCGCGCGCCGCACCGGCGCGCTGTACCGGCGGGAGGGCGACGCGCTCGAGCAGGTCGACACCGTCAACCCCGGCGACGAGACCCGCGGCATCTGGCAGCGCGAGGAGTCGGTGCTGGTCGGGGCCGGCGGCAGTGGGGTGCTGTGGTTCCACGACCTCGCCACGGGCGGCACCGAGACGCTCGACCTCACCGAGGAGGCGGCCGTGGCCGGGCCGGATCTCGTCCAGTCGATCGCGTACGACCCGGGCGCCGCCATGTACGTGGGCGGGCATTTCTATCTCACCGTGCACCAGCCGTGGGCCGGCGTCGAACCGCGTCGTATCCGGGTGGCCGGCGAGGTCAAGGCGATGCTGCCACACGAGGGCCGGGTGCTGGGCGCGCTCTATCCCAGCGGGGAGCTGATCAGCATCGACCCGGCCACCGACACCGTCACGTCGCTGGGCCTGCTCGGCAACGACCAGCAGCGGCCGTGGGAGCTGGCCCTGGACGCCGAGCGCGGCCTGCTCCTCGTCGCGTCGATGCCGGGGACCGGCCGGCTGAACGGCGCGCTGACCCTGCTGGACCTCGAGACCGGCGCGATGGACGCCCATGTCGGCGTACTGCCGGACCAGGGTGTCACGTCCGTCGCCCTGCACGACGGCATCGCGTACCTGGCCGGCGACACCTGGGGCGGTGGCGGCACCACACCGGCGCGGCCGGCCGCAGAGGTGGCCGCGTTCGACCTGGAGTCCCGGACCGTGCTGTGGCGCACCGAGCCGATCGCCGGGATGGCCAGCATGCAGCACGTCGAGGTGCACGACGGGTTCCTGTACGGCGTGTACAAGCGGCAGAGCGGCACCTGGTTCGCGATGGACCTCGCCACCCGCACCGTCGTGCATCAGGGCAAGGTCAGCGGCTACGGCGAGATCGTCGTGCACAACGACCAGGTGTTCGCCGCGACCAACTTCGGCGACTACGTGTACCGGCTGCGCCCCGGTCACGACGCGGAGCAGCTGGCCGGGCCGCTCGTCGCCAGCTGGTTCACCGTTCCTCAGCTGGAGTTCGAGCGGGGCTGGATGGCGTGGGGCGTCGCCGGTCGTCAGCTGGCGCGGTTCGACCTGCATCCGCGGCATCGGCGCTGA
- a CDS encoding ribosomal RNA small subunit methyltransferase A translates to MPRHSRTHQRPNRQNRPSRGAGGRRSAGAEPNHAGIHLLRDSSVSARMVRSSGAGPGDLVIELGAGLGALTAPLAATGARVIAVERDPRFVAKLERRFADAGEVRVVEADARSVMLPRRPYAVVANIPYAISTALLRRLLDPEATSVEAADLLVEWGFAKRMTEDRPRDLEVAWWQARFELSIAGRIRPGSFRPAPSVDSAHLVIRRRPDVSRPQARLARKLLQDAYRAPRRPVREVLGAHVPKKRAHRLLTSTGIDPPVVAGTIPTTTWLALAGELSADAADAGRTAPADDRRRPTPSSPARTPAEER, encoded by the coding sequence ATGCCACGGCATTCCCGCACCCACCAGCGCCCGAACCGCCAGAACCGTCCCAGCCGCGGCGCGGGCGGGCGTCGCTCCGCCGGCGCCGAGCCGAACCACGCCGGCATCCACCTGCTCCGCGACTCGTCGGTGAGCGCGCGCATGGTGCGCTCGTCCGGCGCCGGCCCGGGCGACCTGGTGATCGAGCTGGGCGCCGGGCTCGGCGCGCTGACCGCGCCGCTGGCGGCCACCGGCGCCCGCGTCATCGCCGTCGAACGGGACCCGCGGTTCGTGGCGAAGCTGGAGCGGCGCTTCGCCGACGCGGGCGAGGTGCGCGTGGTCGAAGCCGACGCGCGCAGTGTGATGCTGCCGCGCCGCCCGTACGCCGTGGTCGCGAACATCCCGTACGCCATCTCGACGGCGCTGCTGCGCCGCCTGCTCGATCCGGAGGCGACCTCCGTCGAGGCGGCGGACCTGCTGGTCGAGTGGGGGTTCGCCAAGCGCATGACGGAGGACCGCCCGCGCGACCTGGAGGTCGCGTGGTGGCAGGCCCGGTTCGAGCTGAGCATCGCCGGACGGATCCGGCCGGGCAGCTTCCGGCCGGCGCCGTCGGTCGACTCCGCGCACCTGGTGATCCGCCGCCGCCCGGACGTGTCGCGGCCGCAGGCCCGGCTGGCCCGCAAGCTGCTGCAGGACGCCTACCGCGCGCCGCGGCGGCCGGTGCGCGAGGTTCTCGGCGCGCACGTGCCGAAGAAGCGCGCCCACCGGCTGCTGACGTCGACCGGCATCGACCCGCCGGTCGTCGCCGGGACGATCCCGACGACGACCTGGCTGGCACTGGCCGGTGAGCTCAGCGCCGATGCCGCGGATGCAGGTCGAACCGCGCCAGCTGACGACCGGCGACGCCCCACGCCATCCAGCCCCGCTCGAACTCCAGCTGAGGAACGGTGA
- a CDS encoding Uma2 family endonuclease produces MTTMMERPRGTDAWTVDDLAGLPDDGLRYELLDGFLLVTPAPLGPHQTAVLEIAVLLRTAMPSHLKVYVAPRDWQPDRGTSFQPDVLIVRRDEDRDGPITAPLVLAVEVQSRSTRRKDQLLKYSKYADCGVASYWIVDPDEPSIVAYDLVDGAYVEVGRASGEERVTLAQPFEVTVTPKALVSG; encoded by the coding sequence ATGACAACCATGATGGAGCGGCCACGTGGAACCGACGCCTGGACCGTCGACGACCTCGCCGGCCTGCCCGACGACGGACTCCGCTACGAACTGCTCGATGGGTTCCTGCTGGTGACGCCGGCACCGTTGGGGCCGCATCAGACCGCCGTCCTCGAGATCGCCGTGTTGCTGCGTACGGCGATGCCCAGCCACCTGAAGGTGTACGTGGCACCTCGAGACTGGCAGCCGGACCGTGGGACCTCGTTCCAGCCAGACGTTCTCATCGTCCGCCGCGACGAGGACAGGGACGGACCCATCACCGCGCCGCTGGTCCTCGCCGTGGAGGTCCAGTCGAGGAGCACCCGGCGGAAGGACCAGTTGCTCAAGTACTCGAAGTACGCGGACTGCGGGGTGGCGTCGTACTGGATCGTCGACCCGGACGAGCCGTCGATCGTGGCCTACGACCTGGTCGACGGAGCGTATGTCGAGGTGGGCCGGGCCTCGGGCGAGGAGAGGGTCACACTCGCGCAGCCGTTCGAGGTGACCGTCACACCGAAAGCGCTGGTGTCCGGCTGA